One part of the Microbacterium aurugineum genome encodes these proteins:
- a CDS encoding carbohydrate ABC transporter permease → MTITTRRRRSLAKVEAGQALGFASPALIGLALFTIVPVGLSIVMSVFDWPTFGERNFNGVDNYVKLFTSSPDFWPALRNSAVYTLLYVPLSVALSLVLALGLGSRIRGRGALRVLFFIPVVTPMVANVLVWKMMLQPQGLFNGLSQTWFGIELPNFLADPSWAMIMVVVMSVWQGLGYNMLIFSAALEQLPESVLEAASIDGARGLRRVWSIIIPMISPSIFFATIMTMITSLQVFVQPQMLTGGGPGNATKPLVMYIWEQGFTFGDLGLAAAAAWILFAIIIAITGLQFAAQKKWVHYEH, encoded by the coding sequence ATGACGATCACGACGAGACGTCGACGATCGCTCGCCAAGGTCGAGGCCGGTCAGGCGCTGGGGTTCGCAAGCCCCGCCCTGATCGGGCTCGCCCTGTTCACGATCGTGCCCGTGGGCCTTTCGATCGTGATGAGCGTCTTCGACTGGCCGACCTTCGGCGAGCGGAACTTCAACGGGGTGGACAACTACGTCAAGCTGTTCACCAGCAGCCCGGACTTCTGGCCTGCGCTGCGCAACTCGGCGGTGTACACGCTGCTGTACGTGCCGTTGAGTGTCGCTCTCTCGCTCGTGCTCGCTCTCGGCCTCGGGTCGCGGATCCGCGGGCGAGGTGCCCTGCGCGTCCTCTTCTTCATCCCGGTCGTGACCCCGATGGTCGCGAACGTGCTGGTGTGGAAGATGATGCTGCAGCCACAGGGGCTCTTCAACGGCCTCTCGCAGACGTGGTTCGGCATCGAGCTGCCAAACTTCCTGGCCGACCCGTCGTGGGCGATGATCATGGTCGTCGTGATGAGCGTCTGGCAGGGGCTCGGCTACAACATGCTGATCTTCTCGGCCGCACTCGAGCAGCTCCCCGAGAGCGTGCTGGAGGCGGCGAGCATCGACGGCGCCCGAGGACTCCGACGGGTGTGGAGCATCATCATCCCGATGATCTCGCCCTCGATCTTCTTCGCCACCATCATGACGATGATCACGTCCCTGCAGGTGTTCGTCCAGCCGCAGATGCTCACCGGCGGCGGCCCCGGCAACGCCACCAAGCCGCTCGTCATGTACATCTGGGAGCAGGGATTCACCTTCGGCGACCTCGGCCTCGCCGCCGCGGCAGCCTGGATCCTCTTCGCGATCATCATCGCGATCACCGGTCTCCAGTTCGCCGCGCAGAAGAAGTGGGTGCACTATGAGCACTGA
- a CDS encoding acetolactate synthase large subunit — protein MTADSAPAVPRPPARPTSAPEITGAEAVVRSLELLGVTDVFGLPGGAILPVYDPLMDASELRHILVRHEQGAGHAAEGYASASGKVGVCIATSGPGATNLVTAIADAYMDSVPLLAITGQVFSTLMGTDAFQEADIVGITMPITKHSFLVKDAADIPGAIAAAYEIAGTGRPGPVLVDITKDAQQATAPFVWPPKIDLPGYRPVTKAHGKQIQAAASLLAEAKKPVLYVGGGVIRGRAAAELLELAESTGAPVVTTLMARGAFPDSHPQHLGMPGMHGTVPAVLALQEADLLVSLGARFDDRVTGKAALFAPNAKVVHVDIDPAEISKIRTADVPIVGDVRDVLTDLDTAFRGATAGVKPDIAEWWSYLDGLRTEFPLGYAPTTDGLLAPQHIIQRIGELTGPEGIYASGVGQHQMWAAQFIKYERPNAWLNSGGAGTMGYSVPAAMGAKVAEPDRAVWAIDGDGCFQMTNQELATCAINNIPIKVAIINNSSLGMVRQWQTLFYDGRHSNTDLNTGHGTIRIPDFVKLAEAYGCLAIRVEKEEEVDAAIQLALETNDRPVVIDFVVSADSMVWPMVPQGVSNSYVQYAREHAPAFDEED, from the coding sequence ATGACTGCTGATTCCGCCCCGGCCGTGCCGAGGCCGCCCGCTCGTCCAACGTCTGCGCCGGAGATCACCGGCGCCGAGGCCGTGGTGCGCTCGCTCGAGCTGCTCGGTGTCACCGACGTGTTCGGGCTTCCGGGAGGAGCGATCCTCCCGGTGTACGACCCGCTCATGGACGCCTCCGAGCTCCGCCACATCCTGGTGCGGCACGAGCAGGGCGCCGGTCACGCCGCCGAGGGCTATGCCTCGGCCTCCGGGAAGGTGGGCGTGTGCATCGCGACGTCCGGTCCCGGAGCGACGAACCTGGTCACGGCGATCGCCGACGCCTACATGGACTCGGTGCCGCTGCTGGCCATCACCGGTCAGGTGTTCTCGACGTTGATGGGAACCGACGCGTTCCAGGAGGCCGACATCGTGGGCATCACGATGCCGATCACGAAGCACTCCTTCCTGGTGAAGGACGCCGCCGACATCCCGGGTGCGATCGCCGCGGCCTACGAGATCGCGGGCACCGGTCGTCCCGGACCCGTCCTCGTCGACATCACGAAGGATGCGCAGCAGGCCACGGCACCGTTCGTGTGGCCGCCCAAGATCGACCTCCCCGGCTACCGCCCGGTCACCAAGGCGCACGGCAAGCAGATCCAAGCGGCTGCGAGCCTCCTCGCCGAGGCCAAGAAGCCCGTCCTGTACGTCGGCGGCGGAGTGATCCGCGGCCGGGCGGCAGCCGAGCTGCTCGAACTCGCGGAGTCCACGGGCGCTCCGGTCGTCACCACGCTGATGGCGCGCGGCGCGTTCCCCGACTCGCACCCGCAGCACCTCGGGATGCCGGGCATGCACGGCACGGTTCCCGCTGTGCTGGCGCTGCAGGAGGCCGACCTCCTGGTGTCCCTCGGTGCACGGTTCGACGATCGCGTGACGGGCAAGGCTGCGCTCTTCGCCCCCAACGCCAAGGTCGTGCACGTCGACATCGATCCCGCGGAGATCTCCAAGATCCGAACCGCCGACGTGCCGATCGTCGGTGATGTGCGCGATGTGCTCACCGATCTCGACACGGCTTTCCGCGGAGCGACCGCGGGCGTGAAGCCCGACATCGCGGAGTGGTGGTCATACCTCGACGGCCTGCGCACCGAGTTCCCGCTCGGCTACGCTCCGACGACCGACGGGCTCCTGGCCCCGCAGCACATCATCCAGCGGATCGGTGAGCTCACGGGACCCGAGGGCATCTACGCGTCCGGCGTCGGACAGCACCAGATGTGGGCCGCGCAGTTCATCAAGTACGAGCGCCCGAACGCCTGGCTGAATTCCGGCGGTGCCGGGACGATGGGCTACTCGGTCCCCGCGGCGATGGGCGCGAAGGTCGCCGAACCCGACCGCGCCGTCTGGGCGATCGACGGTGACGGCTGCTTCCAGATGACCAACCAGGAACTCGCGACCTGCGCGATCAACAACATCCCGATCAAGGTCGCGATCATCAACAACTCCTCGCTGGGCATGGTCCGCCAGTGGCAGACGCTGTTCTACGACGGTCGCCACTCCAACACCGACCTCAACACCGGGCACGGCACGATCCGCATCCCCGACTTCGTGAAGCTCGCCGAGGCCTACGGCTGCCTCGCGATCCGCGTGGAGAAGGAAGAAGAGGTGGATGCCGCCATCCAGCTCGCACTCGAGACGAACGACCGCCCCGTGGTGATCGACTTCGTCGTGAGCGCCGACTCGATGGTGTGGCCGATGGTCCCCCAGGGAGTCAGCAACAGCTATGTCCAGTACGCCCGCGAGCACGCGCCCGCATTCGACGAGGAGGACTGA
- the ilvC gene encoding ketol-acid reductoisomerase, which translates to MSTEIFYDADADLSLIQGKKVAIVGYGSQGHAHAQNLRDSGVEVAIALKEGSKSAAKAEEAGFPVKTVAEATDWADVIMILAPDQHQRIIYSESIAPNLTAGKTLAFAHGFNIRFGYIDAPEGVDVILVAPKAPGHTVRREFVAGRGIPDIIAVERDASGHAWDLALSYAKAIGGTRAGVIKTTFTEETETDLFGEQAVLCGGVSHLVQAGFETLTEAGYQPQIAYFEVLHELKLIVDLMWEGGIAKQRWSISDTAEFGDYVSGPRVIDERVKESMKGVLADIQSGAFAKRFIDDQDNGAEEFLALRAKEEQHPIEVTGKELRSLFAWKQQDEDYVDGSAAR; encoded by the coding sequence GTGAGCACCGAGATCTTCTACGACGCCGACGCCGACCTGTCCCTGATCCAGGGTAAGAAGGTCGCCATCGTCGGCTATGGCTCGCAGGGCCACGCGCATGCGCAGAACCTGCGCGACTCGGGCGTCGAGGTCGCCATCGCTCTCAAGGAGGGCTCCAAGTCCGCTGCGAAGGCCGAAGAGGCGGGCTTCCCGGTCAAGACCGTCGCGGAGGCCACCGACTGGGCCGACGTCATCATGATCCTCGCGCCGGACCAGCACCAGCGCATCATCTACAGCGAGTCGATCGCGCCGAACCTCACCGCCGGCAAGACGCTCGCCTTCGCCCACGGCTTCAACATCCGCTTCGGCTACATCGACGCGCCCGAGGGCGTCGACGTGATCCTCGTGGCGCCGAAGGCTCCGGGCCACACGGTTCGTCGCGAGTTCGTCGCCGGCCGGGGCATCCCGGACATCATCGCGGTCGAGCGCGACGCATCGGGTCACGCCTGGGACCTCGCCCTCTCCTACGCGAAGGCCATCGGTGGCACCCGCGCCGGCGTCATCAAGACGACCTTCACCGAAGAGACCGAGACCGACCTGTTCGGCGAGCAGGCCGTGCTCTGCGGTGGCGTGAGCCACCTCGTGCAGGCGGGCTTCGAAACGCTCACCGAGGCGGGCTACCAGCCGCAGATCGCTTACTTCGAGGTGCTGCACGAGCTCAAGCTCATCGTGGACCTGATGTGGGAGGGCGGCATCGCCAAGCAGCGCTGGTCGATCTCCGACACCGCCGAGTTCGGCGACTACGTCTCGGGTCCGCGTGTGATCGACGAGCGCGTCAAGGAGAGCATGAAGGGCGTCCTCGCGGACATCCAGTCCGGCGCCTTCGCGAAGCGCTTCATCGATGACCAGGACAACGGGGCGGAGGAGTTCCTGGCACTGCGTGCCAAGGAGGAGCAGCACCCGATCGAGGTCACCGGCAAGGAACTGCGTTCGCTCTTCGCCTGGAAGCAGCAGGACGAGGACTACGTCGACGGCAGCGCGGCACGCTGA
- a CDS encoding ABC transporter substrate-binding protein, giving the protein MKKLRVGAVVAVTGVAVAMTGCASSSGNGGSADGDTIVVDMWAGSESDVDALEAQVAFAQEQNPDIKIKLQTSPWSDFFTKLTTNMASGNMACVTGMSGAQLGGYTGAFRELSDADLKTAGIDWADFNPSADGILSFEGKVYGVPFDVATMLVYYNQDMLTAAGAATPEIGWTFDDFDAIAADATKDGKYGFGMGMGGYQWMSMPIAYSATQPASEDGTLHIDDKAFVDASTWYAELVTEKKVAAPVASASDTGWGENQYTGGNAAMAVDGTWNAVSYLNNESGFAAGMVPLPAGVDGNPGPILGSGYGISANCENPEAALKVMGSLLGEDAQDYIASSGRSYPARTSSQPLYFESIDEEYREQVQSVFEAAFGDTVPLYMTKNWQKLDSYIQPNLVSVYNGQMTMDELLSNAQAQFGE; this is encoded by the coding sequence ATGAAGAAGTTGCGTGTAGGGGCTGTCGTCGCCGTCACCGGCGTCGCAGTCGCGATGACCGGCTGCGCGAGCAGCAGCGGCAACGGTGGTTCCGCCGACGGCGACACGATCGTCGTCGACATGTGGGCAGGCAGCGAGTCCGACGTGGATGCCCTCGAGGCGCAGGTCGCATTCGCCCAGGAGCAGAACCCCGACATCAAGATCAAGCTGCAGACCTCGCCGTGGAGCGACTTCTTCACGAAGCTGACCACGAACATGGCCAGCGGCAACATGGCCTGCGTCACCGGTATGAGCGGCGCACAGCTCGGTGGCTACACCGGTGCCTTCCGTGAGCTGAGCGACGCGGACCTCAAGACGGCCGGCATCGATTGGGCGGACTTCAACCCGAGCGCCGACGGCATCCTCAGCTTCGAAGGCAAGGTCTACGGCGTGCCGTTCGACGTGGCCACGATGCTCGTCTACTACAACCAGGACATGCTCACCGCTGCCGGCGCAGCGACGCCGGAGATCGGGTGGACGTTCGACGACTTCGACGCCATCGCCGCCGACGCGACGAAGGACGGCAAGTACGGCTTCGGCATGGGCATGGGCGGATACCAGTGGATGTCGATGCCGATCGCGTACTCCGCGACGCAGCCGGCCTCCGAGGACGGCACCCTGCACATCGACGACAAGGCGTTCGTCGACGCGTCCACGTGGTACGCCGAGCTCGTGACGGAGAAGAAGGTCGCCGCCCCCGTGGCATCCGCCTCCGACACCGGCTGGGGCGAGAACCAGTACACGGGTGGCAACGCCGCCATGGCGGTCGACGGCACGTGGAACGCCGTCAGCTACCTGAACAACGAGTCCGGCTTCGCGGCCGGTATGGTCCCGCTGCCCGCTGGTGTCGACGGCAACCCCGGCCCGATCCTCGGCTCCGGCTACGGCATCTCGGCGAACTGCGAGAACCCGGAGGCGGCGCTCAAGGTCATGGGCTCGCTGCTCGGCGAGGACGCTCAGGACTACATCGCATCGTCCGGCCGCTCGTACCCGGCACGCACGTCGTCGCAGCCGCTGTACTTCGAGTCCATCGATGAGGAGTACCGCGAGCAGGTGCAGTCGGTCTTCGAGGCGGCCTTCGGTGACACCGTCCCGCTGTACATGACCAAGAACTGGCAGAAGCTCGACAGCTACATCCAGCCCAACCTCGTCAGCGTCTACAACGGCCAGATGACGATGGACGAGCTGCTGTCGAACGCCCAGGCCCAGTTCGGCGAGTGA
- the ilvN gene encoding acetolactate synthase small subunit, with protein MSTHVLSLLVENTPGLLTRVAGLFARRGFNIDSLAVGVTEVPGISRITVVVDVDELPLEQVTKQLNKLINVIKIVELDFATSVQREHMLVKVRTDNATRSNVIEVVNLFRASVVDYASDALVIEVTGDKGKVDAMLRALEPFGIKEIAQSGLLAIGRGGKSITERVLRG; from the coding sequence ATGTCGACCCACGTGCTGAGCCTGCTGGTGGAGAACACCCCCGGTCTTCTCACCCGTGTCGCGGGGCTCTTCGCCCGCCGCGGCTTCAACATCGACTCCCTCGCCGTCGGCGTGACCGAGGTCCCCGGGATCTCGCGCATCACGGTGGTCGTCGACGTCGATGAGCTCCCGCTCGAACAGGTCACGAAGCAGCTCAACAAGCTGATCAACGTGATCAAGATCGTCGAGCTCGACTTCGCCACGTCGGTGCAGCGCGAGCACATGCTCGTGAAGGTGCGCACCGACAACGCCACCCGGTCGAACGTGATCGAGGTCGTGAACCTCTTCCGTGCGTCCGTCGTCGACTACGCTTCCGATGCCCTCGTGATCGAGGTCACCGGCGACAAGGGCAAGGTCGACGCGATGCTTCGCGCGCTCGAGCCCTTCGGGATCAAGGAGATCGCCCAGTCCGGTCTTCTCGCCATCGGCCGAGGCGGCAAGAGCATCACCGAACGCGTCCTGCGCGGCTGA
- a CDS encoding ROK family protein, with protein MPVTRSSTSGSGVVGIDIGGTKIAALLVSSEGTVLARGSVGAPAAQGGAAMADAAAGLAASLAAEAGVPLGAAGVGAAGVIDHETGTIRAASATFVGWAGFPLAEELEARLGVPVRVENDVNAFLLGEAAAAGREDRDVLGVMLGTGVGGALLIDGELHHGPHGAAGEIGHTPGYSELVCTCGQVGHLETLASGTSIAMRYQERTGDIVRDARVVADRARAGDVQAIAVFDAAGRALALACASAATILDLPCAIVGGGVTSAWDLLEPAITRTLHTDSPVSGIPLRIVPAVLGSDAVALGAIETARRALVPAGAH; from the coding sequence ATGCCCGTCACGCGTTCGAGCACATCCGGATCGGGAGTCGTCGGTATCGACATCGGAGGCACCAAGATCGCTGCGCTCCTCGTGAGCAGCGAGGGGACGGTGCTGGCACGGGGGAGCGTCGGCGCCCCCGCAGCGCAGGGCGGTGCGGCGATGGCCGATGCAGCCGCGGGTCTCGCCGCCTCTCTCGCTGCCGAGGCCGGTGTCCCGCTCGGGGCGGCCGGTGTCGGCGCTGCCGGTGTCATCGACCACGAGACCGGCACGATCCGCGCAGCCTCGGCGACCTTCGTCGGGTGGGCGGGCTTCCCGCTCGCCGAGGAGCTGGAAGCGCGACTGGGGGTGCCGGTGCGTGTGGAGAACGACGTCAACGCGTTCCTCCTGGGCGAAGCCGCCGCCGCCGGCCGCGAGGACCGCGACGTGCTGGGCGTGATGCTCGGCACCGGGGTCGGAGGCGCGCTCCTCATCGACGGTGAGCTCCACCACGGACCGCACGGTGCCGCGGGGGAGATCGGGCACACACCCGGCTACAGCGAGCTGGTCTGCACCTGCGGGCAGGTCGGGCACCTCGAGACATTGGCGTCCGGTACGTCGATCGCGATGCGGTACCAGGAGCGCACCGGCGACATCGTCCGCGACGCGAGAGTCGTCGCGGATCGTGCACGAGCGGGTGATGTGCAGGCGATCGCGGTGTTCGACGCCGCCGGCCGCGCACTCGCCCTCGCCTGCGCCAGCGCAGCGACGATCCTCGACCTGCCGTGCGCCATCGTCGGAGGAGGCGTGACGTCGGCCTGGGATCTTCTGGAGCCCGCGATCACGCGTACTCTGCACACGGATTCCCCGGTGTCCGGGATCCCTCTGCGCATCGTCCCCGCCGTCCTCGGTTCCGATGCCGTCGCTCTCGGCGCCATCGAGACCGCCCGCCGGGCTCTGGTCCCGGCGGGAGCACACTGA
- a CDS encoding alpha-L-fucosidase — protein MGAMRQEWFDRARFGMFVHFGLYSGAARHEWVQNYERLTDEDYRPYFEHFDPDLFDAASLARTAKETGMGYVVLTTKHHDGFCLWDSKLTDFTSVVNVGRDLVREYVEALRAEGIKVGLYHSVIDWHHPDFTVDWNHPRRDDENAHELNVGRDMARYRAYLHGQVRELLTEYGEIDYLFFDFTYPESKEGWAGKGPEDWDATTLLALCRELQPDMLVNDRLGIPADFVTPEQYQPTAPIVRDGVPLTWEACQTLNGSWGYHRDNMDQKSATLLVQMLVDSVSMGGNMLLNIGPDGRGAIAPRDAGTLAEIGEWMRLHRHAVIGAGHAPLTPPREGVYTRRANKLYLSLFSWPMGFVHLPELAGKVSYARLLNDGSWLQTSVSDPDRQADLMTPAGEAEGTLTVHLPVRRPEVLVPVVELTLIDE, from the coding sequence ATGGGAGCCATGCGACAGGAATGGTTTGACCGGGCCCGGTTCGGGATGTTCGTCCACTTCGGCCTCTACAGCGGGGCAGCCCGTCATGAATGGGTGCAGAACTACGAGCGTTTGACGGACGAGGACTACCGTCCGTACTTCGAGCACTTCGATCCGGATCTCTTCGACGCCGCATCCCTCGCACGCACCGCGAAGGAGACGGGCATGGGCTATGTCGTCCTCACGACGAAGCACCATGACGGCTTCTGCCTGTGGGATTCGAAGCTCACCGACTTCACTTCCGTGGTGAACGTCGGACGCGACCTCGTGCGTGAGTACGTCGAGGCGTTGCGCGCGGAGGGGATCAAGGTCGGCCTGTACCACTCGGTCATCGACTGGCATCACCCCGACTTCACCGTCGACTGGAACCACCCGCGCCGCGACGACGAGAACGCCCACGAACTCAACGTCGGGCGTGACATGGCCCGATACCGCGCCTACCTCCACGGTCAGGTGCGAGAGCTCCTGACGGAGTACGGGGAGATCGATTACCTCTTCTTCGACTTCACCTACCCCGAGAGCAAGGAGGGGTGGGCGGGCAAGGGGCCCGAGGACTGGGATGCGACCACCCTGCTCGCGCTGTGCCGTGAGCTCCAGCCCGACATGCTGGTCAACGATCGGCTCGGGATCCCCGCCGACTTCGTCACGCCGGAGCAGTATCAGCCCACCGCACCGATCGTGCGCGACGGCGTACCGCTGACCTGGGAGGCATGCCAGACGCTCAACGGCTCCTGGGGCTATCACCGGGACAACATGGACCAGAAGTCCGCCACACTGCTCGTGCAGATGCTCGTCGACTCGGTGTCGATGGGCGGGAACATGCTGCTCAACATCGGCCCTGACGGTCGTGGTGCGATCGCGCCCCGGGATGCCGGCACCCTGGCGGAGATCGGCGAGTGGATGCGTCTGCACCGTCATGCCGTGATCGGGGCCGGGCATGCGCCGCTCACCCCGCCGCGCGAGGGCGTCTACACCCGGCGCGCGAACAAGCTCTACCTGAGCCTGTTCAGCTGGCCGATGGGCTTCGTGCACCTTCCGGAGCTCGCCGGAAAGGTCTCCTACGCGCGGCTGCTGAACGACGGATCCTGGCTGCAGACCAGTGTGTCCGACCCGGACCGTCAGGCTGATCTGATGACGCCCGCGGGGGAGGCGGAGGGGACGCTCACCGTGCATCTGCCGGTGCGGCGTCCCGAGGTGCTGGTGCCGGTGGTCGAGCTGACGCTCATCGACGAATGA
- a CDS encoding ROK family transcriptional regulator, producing MPNPADTAVDDPHTRRILDLVARGEARSRTELAAALGVAASTVGLRVQSLLDAGVLREAGDGTSRGGRRPRVLQISADGVVLTADLGGGHARIGRHSLSGALLDSRSITVDVTEGPEATLDRIGEVFDRLASESRVHAIGISLPGPVDIATGTVDQPSRMPGWPGFRVGTHLATRYGVPVAVDNDANLAALGEHRERFGHTGHSITVKAGTAIGSGIIVDGHVHRGATAAAGDITHTRIDGSGDIPCSCGNTGCLETVASGASLVRQMRERGNEVVRTTTDVLSLARDADPLATTLVRTAGTHLGQALSGVVNFFNPHAVFLTGSMSASEPFIAAVRSRVYEACHPLATQRLRIEAATTGADAILHGAARLALEGMEIPVTTA from the coding sequence ATGCCAAACCCCGCTGACACCGCCGTCGACGACCCGCACACCCGCCGCATCCTCGACCTCGTCGCCCGCGGCGAGGCCCGCTCCCGCACCGAGCTCGCCGCCGCACTCGGCGTGGCCGCCTCGACCGTGGGCCTCCGCGTGCAGTCCCTTCTCGACGCCGGCGTGCTGCGCGAGGCCGGCGACGGCACGTCACGTGGGGGACGCCGCCCGCGGGTGCTGCAGATCTCCGCGGACGGTGTCGTGCTCACCGCCGACCTCGGCGGCGGCCACGCGCGTATCGGCAGGCACTCCCTCAGCGGTGCTCTCCTGGACAGTCGCTCGATCACAGTCGATGTGACCGAGGGGCCGGAAGCCACGCTCGACCGCATCGGCGAGGTCTTCGACCGACTCGCCTCCGAGTCGCGGGTCCACGCGATCGGCATCAGCCTGCCCGGTCCCGTCGACATCGCCACCGGCACGGTCGACCAGCCGTCGCGCATGCCGGGATGGCCGGGCTTCCGTGTCGGCACCCATCTCGCGACGCGCTACGGCGTGCCGGTCGCGGTCGACAACGACGCCAACCTCGCCGCACTCGGCGAGCATCGCGAACGCTTCGGGCACACCGGGCACAGCATCACGGTGAAGGCCGGCACCGCCATCGGAAGCGGCATCATCGTCGATGGACACGTCCACCGTGGGGCGACGGCCGCGGCAGGAGACATCACCCACACGCGGATCGACGGCAGCGGCGACATCCCGTGCTCCTGCGGCAACACCGGCTGCCTCGAGACGGTGGCCAGTGGGGCGAGCCTCGTGCGCCAGATGCGCGAGCGCGGCAACGAGGTGGTCCGCACCACGACCGACGTGCTGAGCCTGGCGCGCGACGCCGATCCCCTCGCGACCACCCTGGTCCGCACGGCGGGAACCCATCTCGGGCAGGCGCTGTCAGGCGTGGTGAACTTCTTCAACCCGCACGCGGTGTTCCTGACCGGCAGCATGAGCGCCTCGGAACCGTTCATCGCCGCCGTCCGCAGCCGCGTCTACGAGGCATGCCACCCCCTCGCGACCCAGCGACTGCGCATCGAAGCGGCGACGACCGGCGCCGACGCGATCCTCCACGGCGCCGCACGCCTTGCGCTCGAAGGCATGGAGATACCGGTGACGACGGCCTGA
- a CDS encoding carbohydrate ABC transporter permease, giving the protein MSTETLVRPTGRAGRSDRERARGAATTPASRVRLILAHVAIYVAALIFISPLVYAFFSALKPNSEMFSMPPTLVGSELRWSNFVDVFAYGPFLTYIMNSFIVAILGTLVVLIVSTTAGYAFGRLRWKGRDAVFVLFLATLMVPAEVLVIPMFQVMQWFNWVDTYQALVLPFAFGAFGTFLMRQFFRGIPYELEEAARVDGAGPVRSFLQIILPLSKSAVAVLAVFTFLSFWNSYLWPLIVTVDYNAHGTLPVGLASFAGLTGTRWDLQMAAAIISMVPTTILVIVLQKHLVKGIAMAGLGGR; this is encoded by the coding sequence ATGAGCACTGAGACCCTCGTCCGCCCGACAGGCCGCGCCGGCCGCTCGGACCGCGAGCGCGCACGGGGTGCCGCGACCACACCGGCGTCGCGTGTGCGGCTGATCCTCGCGCACGTCGCGATCTACGTCGCAGCGCTGATCTTCATCTCCCCGCTCGTCTACGCGTTCTTCTCGGCGCTCAAGCCGAATTCGGAGATGTTCTCCATGCCGCCGACCCTGGTCGGGTCGGAGCTTCGCTGGAGCAACTTCGTCGACGTCTTCGCCTACGGCCCGTTCCTCACCTACATCATGAACTCGTTCATCGTCGCGATCCTCGGCACGCTCGTCGTGCTGATCGTGTCGACCACGGCCGGGTACGCCTTCGGGCGGTTGCGCTGGAAGGGACGGGACGCCGTGTTCGTGCTGTTCCTCGCGACGCTCATGGTGCCCGCCGAGGTGCTCGTGATCCCGATGTTCCAGGTGATGCAGTGGTTCAACTGGGTCGACACCTATCAGGCGCTCGTGCTCCCGTTCGCGTTCGGTGCGTTCGGCACGTTCCTGATGCGGCAGTTCTTCCGCGGCATCCCGTATGAGCTGGAGGAGGCCGCGCGCGTCGACGGCGCCGGGCCCGTGCGCTCGTTCCTGCAGATCATCCTGCCGCTGTCGAAGTCGGCGGTCGCGGTGCTCGCCGTGTTCACCTTCCTGTCCTTCTGGAACAGTTACCTGTGGCCGCTCATCGTGACGGTCGACTACAACGCGCACGGCACCCTCCCCGTGGGTCTCGCGAGCTTCGCCGGACTCACCGGGACGCGCTGGGACCTGCAGATGGCTGCGGCGATCATCTCGATGGTGCCGACGACGATTCTCGTGATCGTGCTGCAGAAGCACCTGGTCAAGGGCATCGCGATGGCAGGACTGGGCGGCCGCTGA